A portion of the Punica granatum isolate Tunisia-2019 chromosome 7, ASM765513v2, whole genome shotgun sequence genome contains these proteins:
- the LOC116214825 gene encoding cold and drought-regulated protein CORA-like — translation MASSKVLLLLGLAFVAVVLISFEAVSARDLAEVTQTEETVGSDHYGGHGGYRHGGGKGYGHGGGYGHGGHGGYGHGGHGGYGHGGHGGHGGYGHGGHGGGGHGGHPGHGAAEETEAGNK, via the exons gccTGGCCTTCGTCGCGGTCGTTCTCATCTCATTTGAGGCGGTCTCGGCTCGTGATCTCGCTGAAGTCACCCAGACTG AGGAGACTGTCGGGTCGGACCACTACGGTGGACATGGTGGATACAGACATGGTGGGGGCAAAGGCTATGGCCACGGTGGTGGCTATGGCCACGGCGGGCACGGTGGCTATGGCCACGGCGGGCACGGTGGCTATGGCCACGGCGGGCACGGTGGGCACGGTGGCTATGGCCACGGCGGGCACGGTGGCGGTGGCCACGGCGGGCACCCTGGCCATGGTGCAGCGGAGGAAACTGAAGCCGGgaacaaataa